Proteins from a single region of Chlorocebus sabaeus isolate Y175 chromosome 25, mChlSab1.0.hap1, whole genome shotgun sequence:
- the SDE2 gene encoding splicing regulator SDE2 translates to MAEGAGLVWIRGPGFGCKAVRCASARCTVRDFIHRHCQDQDVPVENFFVKCNGALINSSDTVQHGAIYSLEPRLCGGKGGFGSMLRALGAQIEKTTNREACRDLSGRRLRDVNHEKAMAEWVKQQAEREAEKEQKRLERLQRKLVEPKHCFTSPDYQQQCHEMAERLEDSVLKGMQAASSKMVSAEISENRKRQWPTKSKTDRGASAGKRRCFWLGMEGLETAEGSSSENSDDDNEEAPSTSGMGFHAPKIGSDGVEMAAKFPSSSQRARVVNTDRGPPEQLQIPVTDSGRHISEDLCAGLGESKEHMESRIVTETEETQEKKAESKELIEEEPTGAGLSKDKETKERTDGERVAEVAPEERENVAVVKLQESQLGNTVIDKETIDLLAFSSVAELELLGLEKLKCELIALGLKCGGTLQERAARLFSVRGLAKEQIDPALFAKPLKGKKK, encoded by the exons ATGGCGGAAGGCGCTGGGCTGGTGTGGATTCGCGGCCCCGGCTTCGGGTGCAAGGCGGTGCGGTGTGCCTCGGCTCGGTGCACCGTCCGTGACTTTATCCACCGGCACTGCCAAGATCAG GATGTTCCAGtggaaaacttctttgtgaaatGCAATGGAGCACTCATTAACAGCAGTGACACAGTGCAGCATGGAGCTATTTATAGTTTGGAACCCAGACTTTGTGGTGGAAAAGGAG gttttggatctATGCTCCGAGCACTTGGTGCTCAAATTGAGAAGACAACCAATCGAGAAGCTTGTCGGGATCTCAGTGGAAGGAGACTACGTGATGTCAATCATGAAAAAGC AATGGCTGAATGGGTAAAACAACAAGCCGAGCGAGAGGCTGAAAAGGAGCAGAAGCGGCTGGAGCGACTGCAGCGGAAGCTTGTAGAACCCAAGCACTGCTTCACCAGCCCTGACTACCAGCAGCAGTGCCATGAGATGGCTGAGCGTCTGGAGGATTCCGTCCTCAAAG GTATGCAGGCTGCCTCCAGCAAGATGGTTTCAGCAGAAATCAGTGAGAATCGGAAACGACAATGGCCTACCAAATCTAAAACAGACAGAGGAGCCAGTGCGGGAAAGAGGAGATGCTTCTG GTTGGGCATGGAGGGACTAGAGACTGCAGAAGGGTCCAGCTCTGAGAACTCAGATGATGACAATGAAGAAGCACCAAGCACTTCAGGAATGGGTTTCCATGCTCCAAAAATTGGCAGCGATGGTGTCGAGATGGCAGCCAAATTTCCCAGTAGTTCTCAGAGGGCGAGAGTAGTGAATACAGACCGTGGACCACCGGAACAACTGCAGATCCCGGTGACGGACTCTGGGAGGCATATTTCAGAAGACTTATGTGCTGGGCTGGGGGAGTCCAAAGAGCATATGGAAAGCAGGATAGTTACAGAAACAGAAGAGACCCAGGAGAAGAAGGCAGAGAGTAAAGAACTCATAGAAGAGGAACCCACTGGGGCTGGACTGAGTAAGgataaagagacaaaagaaaggaCTGATGGGGAAAGAGTTGCCGAGGTAGCACCTGAAGAAAGGGAAAACGTTGCCGTTGTCAAACTGCAGGAAAGCCAGCTAGGAAACACA GTTATTGATAAGGAAACTATAGATTTATTGGCGTTCAGCTCTGTTGCAGAACTGGAGTTGCTGGGTTTGGAGAAGCTCAAATGTGAACTGATAGCCCTTGGACTGAAATGTGGGGGCACTCTGCAGGAGCGGGCAGCAAGACTCTTCTCTGTCAGAGGACTAGCAAAGGAGCAAATTGACCCGGCTTTATTTGCCAAGCCtttgaaagggaagaaaaaatga